Proteins encoded by one window of Lutibacter sp. A64:
- a CDS encoding transposase, with amino-acid sequence MKTSDKSGTAKRTQKDYSLSFKLQLVEEVEQGFLTKTQAKRKYGIQGDATVTKWLQKYGNFDW; translated from the coding sequence ATGAAAACATCAGACAAATCAGGTACAGCAAAGCGAACTCAAAAAGATTACTCGCTTTCTTTTAAACTTCAATTAGTTGAAGAAGTAGAACAAGGATTTTTAACAAAAACCCAAGCCAAGCGTAAATATGGTATTCAGGGAGACGCTACAGTAACCAAATGGTTGCAAAAATATGGTAACTTTGATTGGTAA